From a single Cyclobacterium marinum DSM 745 genomic region:
- a CDS encoding polysaccharide deacetylase family protein has translation MLKIFLSTVLLLASLPGMGQILKKPIPEKTVVLTFDDGVASHYSTVAPLLLEYGFGGTFFVCEFPPNFYDSTLYMNWRQIQELDRMGFDVANHTHHHAAVGNLTEEEILKEITYIEEKCETLGIKAPLGFAYPGYSMSETVLEVLVKKNYLFARAGGSRAYNPLEDHPYLIPSWATDSKNEKEILEAIKQAKNGNIVVLTIHGVPDLEHPWVNTPPKMFKKYLEFLKQHKYNVISLEQLTAYIDFKEARNQFKADLNKGLKN, from the coding sequence ATGTTAAAGATTTTCTTGTCCACAGTTCTACTTTTGGCTAGTTTGCCCGGTATGGGACAGATTTTGAAAAAACCTATTCCGGAAAAAACTGTAGTCTTGACTTTTGATGATGGAGTTGCCAGCCATTATTCCACCGTAGCACCACTATTGTTAGAGTACGGTTTTGGTGGCACTTTCTTCGTTTGTGAATTTCCTCCTAATTTTTACGACAGTACACTTTATATGAATTGGCGACAAATTCAAGAGTTGGATAGGATGGGTTTTGATGTGGCCAATCATACCCACCACCATGCAGCCGTAGGGAATTTAACTGAAGAAGAAATATTGAAAGAAATCACCTACATCGAGGAGAAATGCGAAACTTTGGGTATTAAAGCTCCCCTAGGATTTGCCTATCCGGGATATTCGATGAGTGAAACAGTACTCGAGGTATTGGTCAAGAAAAATTACTTATTTGCGAGAGCCGGAGGAAGTAGAGCATACAATCCTTTAGAAGATCATCCTTATTTAATCCCAAGTTGGGCTACTGACTCAAAAAATGAAAAGGAAATATTGGAAGCCATAAAGCAGGCAAAGAATGGAAATATTGTGGTCCTTACCATTCACGGTGTACCGGATCTGGAACATCCTTGGGTCAATACCCCTCCTAAAATGTTCAAAAAATATTTGGAATTTTTAAAGCAACACAAATATAATGTGATCTCGTTGGAGCAATTAACAGCGTATATTGATTTCAAAGAAGCACGAAATCAATTCAAAGCGGACCTAAATAAAGGGTTGAAAAACTAG
- a CDS encoding class I SAM-dependent methyltransferase has product MRYLLIVLSFFSLCLFGEVTAQTENDYSHKEPSRDGIGKIYRGREIAHVMGFHGVAWLERDSREEEENTKLTISKLPINENSKVADVGAGSGFYTFRIADKVPKGKVYAVDIQKEALNYIKNKAEKQKVDNVIPVLGTEKSPNLPENTLDLVIMVDVYHELAFPKEMLLNIKKSLNPTGKLLLIEYRGEDPKVAIKPLHKMTVEQVKKELEANGFKLTTNGQFLNIQHFLLFEKED; this is encoded by the coding sequence ATGAGATACCTACTAATTGTTTTGTCCTTTTTCTCCCTTTGCCTATTCGGAGAAGTAACTGCACAAACTGAAAATGACTATTCCCACAAAGAGCCATCGAGAGATGGAATTGGTAAAATATATAGAGGAAGGGAAATTGCTCATGTAATGGGTTTTCATGGGGTAGCTTGGCTGGAAAGAGACAGCCGTGAGGAAGAAGAAAACACTAAGCTGACCATTTCTAAGCTACCTATTAATGAGAACAGTAAAGTAGCAGATGTGGGGGCCGGCTCAGGCTTTTATACTTTTCGTATTGCTGATAAGGTACCAAAAGGTAAGGTATATGCTGTAGACATTCAAAAAGAGGCACTTAACTACATCAAAAATAAAGCGGAAAAACAAAAAGTAGACAATGTAATCCCCGTTTTGGGAACAGAGAAAAGTCCAAACCTACCTGAAAACACACTGGATTTAGTAATAATGGTGGATGTTTACCATGAGTTGGCTTTTCCCAAAGAGATGCTTTTAAACATCAAGAAATCCTTAAATCCAACGGGTAAGTTATTGCTTATTGAATACCGTGGCGAGGATCCAAAAGTAGCCATAAAGCCATTGCATAAAATGACCGTTGAGCAGGTAAAGAAAGAATTGGAAGCCAATGGGTTTAAATTGACTACCAATGGGCAATTTTTAAACATCCAACATTTTCTTCTTTTCGAAAAAGAGGATTAG
- a CDS encoding DUF4440 domain-containing protein, whose product MYLSKVFIIAVLLFPGVATHVHGQDMEDGKAILGLVASYAKARESIDTVMLRYIVTEDIDQLVSNGEWRHGVEAAVKGMAESSRSNPGDRVLKVERVRYVKEDVAIADARYTIKKDDGTERKMWSSFITVKKGKQWKIAAIRNMKPAE is encoded by the coding sequence ATGTATCTTTCTAAAGTTTTTATTATTGCTGTATTGCTTTTTCCAGGTGTTGCTACCCATGTGCATGGGCAAGACATGGAAGATGGTAAAGCCATATTAGGCTTAGTAGCCAGTTACGCCAAAGCAAGGGAAAGTATAGATACTGTTATGCTTAGGTATATAGTTACGGAAGACATAGATCAATTGGTTTCAAATGGGGAATGGAGACATGGAGTGGAAGCTGCTGTCAAAGGAATGGCAGAAAGCTCTCGAAGTAATCCGGGTGATAGGGTTTTGAAGGTAGAAAGGGTACGTTATGTCAAAGAGGATGTGGCCATAGCTGATGCCCGCTATACGATCAAAAAGGATGATGGAACAGAAAGGAAAATGTGGAGTTCCTTTATAACGGTGAAAAAGGGGAAACAATGGAAAATAGCAGCCATTAGAAATATGAAACCTGCTGAATAA
- a CDS encoding acyl-CoA thioesterase — protein MSASLSARPASFSRVTITELMIPSYANFGGKIHGGILLSMMDKVAYTAATKHSGAYCVTVSVDTVDFLQPVEVGELVSLKASVNHVGNSSMIIGIKVISENVKTGVVKHTYTCYFTMVAKGEDDKPTPVPPLLLETRTDVRRFVEAIKRKKYKSEYGAILKELKRTWDQEAISTMLQGQRCEVSLDIK, from the coding sequence ATGAGTGCATCCCTAAGTGCCCGACCGGCCAGTTTTTCACGCGTTACCATCACTGAACTTATGATACCCTCTTATGCCAACTTTGGAGGAAAAATTCATGGAGGCATTTTACTTTCTATGATGGATAAAGTGGCCTATACTGCTGCCACCAAACATAGCGGCGCTTATTGTGTCACGGTTTCAGTGGATACCGTCGATTTTCTACAGCCAGTAGAAGTAGGTGAGCTGGTTTCTTTGAAAGCCTCAGTAAATCACGTAGGCAATAGTTCTATGATTATTGGGATAAAGGTGATTTCTGAAAATGTAAAAACAGGGGTAGTAAAACATACCTATACCTGTTACTTTACCATGGTGGCCAAAGGAGAGGACGACAAGCCCACACCTGTACCACCATTATTATTGGAAACTCGTACCGATGTCAGGCGATTTGTAGAAGCTATAAAAAGGAAAAAGTACAAAAGTGAATACGGAGCAATTCTTAAAGAATTAAAACGAACTTGGGATCAGGAAGCTATCTCCACAATGCTACAGGGTCAGCGCTGTGAAGTTTCATTGGATATTAAATAA
- a CDS encoding metallophosphoesterase family protein, producing the protein MKRRKFLNKIGTSTLLAGLPFTSLSFKANATNEAENQKLRFGLVADVHKDLIPDANQRLEKFIDKSINSELDMVIQLGDFCMADHKNKDFMNIWETFKAPKYHVLGNHDMDRNSKEEMLDFWGMPKTYYSYDVKGIHFIVLDANFLFQDGKFIDYKNANFYVDSSMRTFIDNEQIEWFEAELKATKLPTIVLSHQSLWHHQWGINNRLRLQEIMEAQADKIICCFNGHNHIDFHRHLNGIDYIEINSMSYQWIGEKYTSLERFPKEQYKKYPNLPHIAAYEQPLYALVTVDLSGKLVVEGVRSTWMKPSPYDLGMPEDLYGSKATPEISNYKIKF; encoded by the coding sequence ATGAAAAGAAGGAAATTTTTAAATAAGATCGGTACAAGCACATTACTAGCCGGTCTTCCATTTACCTCACTGTCTTTTAAAGCAAATGCCACGAATGAGGCAGAAAATCAAAAATTGCGATTTGGTTTGGTGGCAGATGTTCACAAAGATTTAATTCCTGATGCGAACCAGCGCTTAGAAAAATTTATAGATAAATCTATAAACAGTGAGCTCGATATGGTTATTCAGTTGGGAGACTTTTGCATGGCTGATCATAAAAACAAGGATTTTATGAACATATGGGAAACCTTTAAAGCTCCCAAATATCATGTTTTAGGGAATCATGACATGGATCGAAATTCGAAAGAAGAAATGTTGGATTTCTGGGGTATGCCTAAGACTTATTATTCTTATGATGTAAAAGGAATTCACTTTATAGTTTTAGACGCCAATTTCTTATTCCAAGATGGGAAATTCATCGATTACAAAAATGCCAATTTTTATGTTGACAGTTCTATGCGAACATTCATTGATAATGAACAGATTGAATGGTTTGAGGCCGAGCTAAAAGCCACAAAATTGCCAACCATTGTACTCTCTCATCAAAGTCTGTGGCACCATCAATGGGGCATAAACAACCGTTTGCGTCTACAGGAAATTATGGAAGCTCAAGCTGACAAGATCATCTGTTGTTTCAATGGGCATAACCATATTGATTTTCATCGTCATCTCAATGGCATAGATTATATTGAAATTAACAGTATGTCTTATCAGTGGATAGGAGAAAAATACACCAGTTTGGAGAGGTTTCCCAAGGAGCAGTACAAAAAATATCCCAATCTCCCTCATATTGCGGCCTATGAGCAACCGCTGTATGCCTTGGTGACAGTAGATCTTTCTGGAAAATTAGTTGTGGAAGGGGTAAGAAGTACTTGGATGAAACCTTCACCCTATGATTTAGGAATGCCCGAAGACCTGTATGGAAGTAAGGCCACACCAGAAATCTCAAATTATAAAATCAAATTCTAA
- a CDS encoding bifunctional 4-hydroxy-2-oxoglutarate aldolase/2-dehydro-3-deoxy-phosphogluconate aldolase: MSKNETILKKITDQAILPLYFNADETVSIEVLKALYTAGIRVVEYTNRGEAALNNFKKMVALRDSEMEDLLLGIGTIKNAQMAETYVEAGADFIICPGLVEEVVEVADKHGMIWIPGCMTPSEIIRAENLGAKMIKLFPGDILGPKFMAGIKSLFPNLIFMPTGGVSLDKDNVQAWFTAGVSAVGMGSKLVSKQLLQDKNYTEIHELAKKAIALVNEVKG; this comes from the coding sequence ATGAGTAAAAACGAAACCATATTAAAAAAAATAACGGATCAGGCTATCCTTCCTCTTTATTTCAATGCAGATGAAACCGTAAGTATTGAAGTTTTGAAAGCCCTCTACACTGCAGGAATTAGAGTGGTAGAATACACCAATAGAGGTGAAGCTGCTTTGAACAACTTTAAGAAAATGGTTGCTTTGAGGGATAGCGAAATGGAGGATCTACTGTTGGGAATTGGTACTATCAAAAATGCTCAGATGGCTGAAACGTATGTGGAAGCAGGAGCTGACTTTATCATTTGCCCTGGATTGGTTGAAGAAGTTGTAGAAGTAGCGGATAAGCATGGGATGATTTGGATCCCAGGATGCATGACTCCTTCTGAGATTATCAGAGCCGAAAATCTTGGAGCTAAAATGATTAAATTGTTCCCCGGTGATATATTAGGGCCTAAATTTATGGCTGGAATCAAATCATTATTCCCAAATTTAATTTTCATGCCTACCGGTGGTGTGTCTCTAGACAAAGACAATGTACAGGCTTGGTTTACAGCAGGAGTAAGTGCAGTTGGAATGGGCAGTAAATTGGTCAGCAAACAGTTATTGCAAGACAAAAATTACACTGAAATTCACGAATTGGCTAAGAAAGCCATCGCATTGGTGAACGAAGTAAAAGGGTAA
- a CDS encoding SDR family NAD(P)-dependent oxidoreductase, translating to MKNKICLITGANAGIGFETAKALSSKGFKVILVCRTEEKAKMAMEKILIGHAEAELDYALADLSSQAEIRNLAKNIITKYPVLDVLINNAGIWYSDMQLTADGIERQWAINHLAPFLLSHLLLPSLSKAKDPRIITVSSDSHFHGKIHFEDVNLTNNYHGLRAYAQSKLANVLFTKSFEKLKPNKKLSIYAVQPGLVKTDIGLKHTFSFHGLMWKLRRLTGKTPAKGAATSVFLALDKSVKGISGKYWDKCKPKPCSKKANSSPDADQLWGLSCEQCGIADYFGNIVQ from the coding sequence ATGAAAAATAAAATTTGCTTAATCACAGGTGCCAATGCAGGCATAGGATTTGAAACGGCCAAAGCCCTTTCTTCAAAAGGATTTAAAGTGATTCTAGTTTGTAGAACCGAAGAAAAAGCGAAAATGGCAATGGAAAAAATTCTAATAGGGCATGCTGAAGCTGAGCTAGATTATGCCCTTGCCGACTTAAGTTCTCAAGCAGAAATTAGGAATCTGGCTAAAAATATAATTACCAAATATCCGGTATTAGATGTGCTGATCAACAATGCCGGTATTTGGTATTCTGATATGCAATTAACAGCTGATGGAATTGAAAGACAGTGGGCTATCAATCACCTTGCCCCCTTTCTTTTATCCCATTTACTACTACCCTCCCTGTCAAAAGCCAAAGATCCCCGAATTATCACAGTGAGTTCCGACTCTCATTTTCATGGGAAAATTCATTTTGAGGATGTAAATTTAACAAACAATTACCATGGCTTGCGCGCTTATGCACAGTCTAAATTGGCCAACGTACTTTTCACTAAGTCTTTTGAAAAGCTTAAACCAAATAAAAAATTATCCATTTATGCAGTTCAGCCAGGTTTGGTAAAAACTGATATAGGCTTAAAACACACCTTTTCTTTTCATGGTTTAATGTGGAAACTAAGAAGACTTACCGGAAAGACACCTGCCAAGGGTGCAGCAACCTCCGTGTTTTTGGCTTTAGATAAAAGTGTAAAAGGTATTTCAGGCAAGTACTGGGACAAATGCAAACCAAAGCCCTGTTCCAAGAAAGCCAACTCCAGTCCTGATGCTGACCAGCTTTGGGGCTTAAGTTGTGAGCAATGTGGAATTGCTGATTATTTTGGAAATATTGTTCAATGA
- a CDS encoding Fur family transcriptional regulator, which yields MGPELEVKLEEKSIKPTTMRLLVLKKLVDSNVAISLNDLESKFDRADKATLYRTLKTFEKKKLIHSIEDGTGAVKYALCEEGCACEPKDQHTHFHCIKCNETYCLTQSKIPAASIPAGFNALSVSMVYQGVCNKCS from the coding sequence ATGGGACCTGAATTGGAAGTAAAACTTGAAGAAAAAAGCATCAAACCAACTACCATGAGGTTATTGGTATTAAAAAAATTGGTGGATTCCAATGTAGCAATAAGTCTAAATGATCTTGAAAGCAAATTTGATCGGGCAGACAAAGCCACCTTATACCGAACCCTAAAGACTTTTGAAAAGAAAAAACTAATTCACAGCATAGAAGATGGAACAGGAGCAGTAAAATACGCCCTATGTGAAGAAGGTTGCGCATGCGAGCCAAAAGATCAACATACCCATTTCCATTGCATCAAATGCAACGAGACTTATTGCCTCACACAATCCAAAATCCCTGCGGCCAGTATTCCTGCCGGTTTTAATGCATTAAGTGTTAGTATGGTTTATCAAGGCGTTTGTAATAAATGCTCTTGA
- a CDS encoding pyridoxamine 5'-phosphate oxidase family protein gives MKVTFKNQIETLEELRGVMGFPRELVQKKSINFIDEHCKSFIAKSPMLFISTANKEGSCDVSPRGDPAGFVDVLDEQYLVIPERPGNKRCDSLVNILSNPQVGLIFIIPGLKETLRINGKAILIRDKDLLQKYQVNGKNPEIGIIVEVEECFIHCAKAFLRSKLWEPEAWPDKEQLPLVAKVLADHINSSNFSKEEIQNVLEESYKKRLY, from the coding sequence ATGAAAGTTACATTTAAAAATCAAATAGAAACCCTAGAAGAATTAAGAGGTGTGATGGGGTTTCCAAGGGAATTGGTGCAAAAAAAATCCATCAATTTTATTGATGAACATTGCAAAAGCTTTATTGCCAAATCGCCCATGTTATTTATTAGTACAGCCAATAAGGAAGGCAGTTGTGATGTTTCTCCCAGAGGGGATCCTGCCGGTTTTGTTGATGTATTGGATGAGCAATACCTAGTTATTCCTGAAAGGCCCGGCAACAAGCGTTGTGATTCTTTGGTAAATATTCTTTCCAATCCCCAAGTTGGCTTGATATTTATCATTCCCGGTTTAAAAGAAACATTGCGGATCAATGGCAAAGCCATCCTAATCCGTGACAAAGACCTATTGCAAAAGTATCAAGTAAATGGCAAAAACCCGGAAATTGGAATTATTGTAGAAGTCGAAGAATGTTTCATTCACTGTGCCAAAGCATTTTTACGTTCAAAATTGTGGGAACCTGAGGCTTGGCCGGATAAAGAGCAACTTCCATTGGTGGCGAAGGTTTTGGCTGACCATATCAATAGCTCCAATTTTTCTAAAGAGGAAATTCAAAATGTGTTGGAAGAAAGCTACAAAAAAAGATTGTATTAA
- a CDS encoding SDR family NAD(P)-dependent oxidoreductase, whose amino-acid sequence MKTESFTLITGASMGIGRAFAMACASKGMNLILVALPDKLLEEVKNDILALYNVKVHLFPIDLTKDDAIPKLFSFCKESKFAIQMLINNAGIGTGGKFENIDLEKQLQIIDLNNKVLVRMCHYFLPLLHKQTFAYILNMSSMEANLPLPYKAVYTGSKNFVYAFSLALREELKSGPVKVSVVCPGPVVTNREGLRRMEAHGSRAKLVVLMPDEVAKIALEGLISGKTIIVPGKVNWLLVKISRIFPTSLKMRLLERLFRVYSTH is encoded by the coding sequence ATGAAAACGGAAAGTTTTACCTTGATTACCGGAGCAAGTATGGGGATTGGCAGGGCCTTTGCAATGGCTTGTGCAAGCAAAGGCATGAACCTTATTTTGGTTGCCTTACCAGATAAGCTTTTGGAAGAGGTGAAAAATGACATTTTAGCCCTATATAACGTTAAAGTACACCTTTTTCCGATAGACCTTACAAAGGATGATGCCATTCCCAAATTGTTTTCTTTTTGTAAGGAAAGTAAATTTGCTATTCAGATGTTGATCAATAATGCCGGAATTGGTACCGGGGGTAAGTTTGAAAATATTGACTTGGAAAAACAGCTTCAAATTATAGATCTGAATAATAAAGTATTGGTACGGATGTGCCATTATTTCCTGCCATTGCTACATAAGCAAACCTTTGCTTATATCTTAAATATGAGTAGCATGGAAGCCAATCTTCCTTTACCTTATAAAGCAGTGTATACAGGTAGCAAAAACTTTGTGTATGCCTTTTCTCTTGCACTGAGAGAGGAATTGAAAAGTGGGCCGGTAAAGGTTTCTGTGGTTTGCCCCGGACCGGTAGTAACCAACCGTGAAGGTTTACGCCGCATGGAAGCCCATGGTAGTAGGGCTAAATTGGTAGTATTGATGCCTGATGAAGTGGCCAAAATTGCTTTAGAAGGTTTAATAAGTGGAAAAACCATAATTGTTCCAGGTAAAGTCAATTGGTTATTGGTGAAAATATCACGGATTTTCCCAACATCCCTAAAAATGCGATTGCTTGAGCGTCTTTTTAGAGTATACAGTACTCATTGA
- a CDS encoding YhcH/YjgK/YiaL family protein has protein sequence MILDTLSNASRYYSLHPSFEKAFAFILSNNLDDMKDGKYEIDGDGLIAAVFEKEAKTQAESNQKFECHDKHIDIQVCIKGKESIGWKPREKCTEIKGDYNPEKDVSFYVDYPEMYFGMEPGQFAILYPEDVHSPMIGEGSIKKMVVKVKI, from the coding sequence ATGATACTTGATACCTTATCCAATGCAAGCAGGTACTACAGCCTGCACCCATCGTTTGAAAAAGCCTTTGCTTTTATTCTATCCAATAATTTGGATGATATGAAAGATGGTAAATATGAAATTGATGGGGATGGTTTGATTGCTGCTGTATTTGAAAAAGAAGCAAAAACTCAAGCTGAATCCAATCAGAAATTTGAATGCCATGACAAGCACATTGACATTCAAGTGTGTATTAAGGGTAAAGAAAGCATAGGTTGGAAACCCAGAGAAAAATGCACCGAAATAAAAGGCGATTACAATCCTGAAAAGGATGTGTCTTTTTATGTGGATTATCCGGAAATGTATTTTGGAATGGAGCCTGGCCAATTTGCAATTCTATACCCTGAAGATGTGCATTCACCTATGATTGGAGAAGGCAGTATCAAGAAAATGGTTGTTAAAGTTAAAATCTGA
- a CDS encoding YehS family protein: MQNNDVIRSLRYTFDFGDDQMIKIFSLAELEVTRAEVSDWLKRDDDPEAKPISDFKLAVFLNGLINYKRGKKEGSQPVPESRLTNNQIIRKIKIALQLQTEDIIEILALAGRDMSKHEISAFFRKPDQHQYRLCRDQVLRNFLQGLQKKFRAS, translated from the coding sequence ATGCAGAACAATGATGTGATAAGAAGTTTAAGGTACACCTTCGATTTCGGAGATGACCAGATGATTAAAATTTTTAGCCTTGCTGAACTTGAAGTGACAAGAGCCGAAGTAAGCGATTGGTTAAAAAGAGACGACGACCCGGAAGCCAAGCCTATTAGTGATTTCAAGTTGGCCGTCTTTTTAAATGGCCTGATTAATTACAAAAGGGGTAAAAAAGAAGGTTCTCAGCCTGTTCCTGAAAGCAGACTTACCAACAACCAAATCATTAGAAAAATAAAAATCGCACTTCAGCTCCAAACTGAAGACATTATTGAAATTTTGGCTTTGGCAGGCAGGGACATGAGTAAGCATGAAATAAGCGCATTTTTTAGAAAACCGGACCAACACCAATACCGCCTTTGCAGAGATCAAGTTTTAAGAAATTTTTTACAAGGCTTACAAAAGAAATTTAGGGCTTCTTAA
- a CDS encoding sugar kinase: protein MSKKVVTLGEVMLRLSTPDFKRFVQTDTFDITYGGGEANVAGALCNYGLEGTFVTKVPDNPIGQSAINHLRRYGVDTQYIAKGGKRLGIYFLETGASMRASQVVYDRADAAISEAEISEFDFDKIFDGAVWFHTTGITPALSDKAAALTEAALKAAKAKGVTTSIDLNYRKKLWSKEKAKEVMTRLCQYVDVCIGNEEDAETTLGFHSKETDVTKGELNLEGYKDVFKQMKEKFGFKYIASTLRESYSASDNGWSALVYDGNEFYHSKKYDVRIVDRVGGGDSFASGLIYGLIQEMGLKDATEFAVAASALKHTFPGDMNHATLAEVKVLMGGDASGRVQR, encoded by the coding sequence ATGTCCAAAAAAGTAGTTACTCTTGGTGAGGTAATGCTTCGCCTTTCTACCCCAGATTTTAAGCGTTTTGTACAAACTGATACATTTGACATAACCTATGGTGGTGGTGAAGCTAATGTAGCTGGAGCCCTTTGCAATTATGGGCTGGAAGGAACTTTCGTGACTAAGGTGCCTGACAATCCAATTGGCCAATCAGCCATCAATCATTTACGCAGGTATGGTGTGGACACACAATATATTGCCAAAGGTGGGAAACGATTAGGAATCTATTTCCTTGAAACAGGTGCCTCTATGAGAGCCTCTCAGGTAGTATATGACAGAGCTGATGCAGCCATTTCAGAAGCTGAAATTTCAGAATTTGATTTTGATAAAATATTTGATGGTGCTGTTTGGTTCCATACCACAGGTATCACACCTGCTCTAAGTGACAAAGCTGCTGCTTTGACAGAGGCTGCGCTTAAAGCTGCTAAAGCAAAAGGTGTTACTACCAGCATTGACTTGAACTACCGTAAGAAATTATGGAGCAAGGAAAAAGCAAAAGAAGTAATGACCAGACTTTGCCAATATGTGGATGTATGTATTGGAAACGAAGAAGATGCTGAAACAACTTTAGGTTTTCATAGCAAAGAAACTGATGTTACTAAAGGTGAATTAAACCTTGAAGGCTATAAAGATGTCTTCAAACAAATGAAAGAAAAATTTGGATTCAAATACATCGCTTCTACTTTAAGAGAAAGCTACAGTGCATCTGACAATGGTTGGAGTGCTTTGGTATATGATGGAAACGAATTCTACCACTCAAAAAAATATGATGTAAGAATCGTTGACCGTGTAGGTGGTGGAGATTCTTTTGCCAGTGGATTAATCTACGGCTTGATCCAAGAAATGGGTCTGAAAGACGCAACTGAATTTGCTGTTGCTGCTTCTGCCTTGAAGCACACTTTCCCTGGAGACATGAACCATGCAACCCTTGCAGAGGTAAAAGTTTTAATGGGTGGTGATGCCAGTGGTAGGGTTCAACGATAG